Proteins found in one Chiloscyllium plagiosum isolate BGI_BamShark_2017 chromosome 23, ASM401019v2, whole genome shotgun sequence genomic segment:
- the tmcc3 gene encoding transmembrane and coiled-coil domain protein 3 isoform X1, translating into MTPDRASVPTGDPAHPVADNHRYRKILADQTEMSRLSLPGNMRRGGSDTNLNLTVTDGLLDFQRDRQTVEQLKQKILKLTEQLRIEQELRDANVAEYLKLVNNADKQQARRVKQVFEKKNLKSAQVIAGLQKKFDHYHRKLRDMEQNGSRNSKERLRDSQHNVRDMGNAKQGAAGGPGIESRKTLPGVNLTPPSSVFSKPREIAILIRNKFGSADNIAHMKSSMDDFQQDPGPRAFSGSAVLVSKPKYLSDDECSSGSDFADSNGNSDFGVTTSPKSNSLERDTGKLATILDELREMKETQSQLSQDIENLKVQFNSDFSLMTQTLQEEHYRSARLEDQLNDLTELHQHETIDLKQELASIEEKVAYQSYERARDMQEALESCQTRLATLELHQQQQQLLQIENANAKVLLGKCINIFLAIMTVILVCISTIAKFSIPLMRSRLHVACTISAVIVAIIVWKKWDQIQSLTDRIL; encoded by the exons GCTGATCAGACAGAGATGAGCAGGCTCAGTTTGCCGGGAAACATGCGTCGAGGAGGCTCAGACACCAACCTGAACCTTACAGTGACTGACGGCTTGCTGGACTTCCAACGGGACCGGCAGACAGTGGAGCAGCTGAAACAGAAGATTCTGAAACTCACCGAGCAGTTGCGGATCGAGCAGGAGCTCCGGGACGCGAATGTGGCCGAGTATCTCAAACTGGTGAACAACGCTGACAAGCAGCAGGCCCGCCGCGTTAAGCAGGTCTTTGAGAAGAAGAACCTTAAGTCTGCCCAGGTCATTGCTGGGCTGCAGAAGAAGTTTGACCATTATCACCGCAAGCTGAGGGACATGGAGCAGAATGGCTCGCGCAATTCCAAGGAACGGCTCCGGGACTCTCAGCACAATGTGAGGGACATGGGCAATGCCAAGCAAGGGGCCGCGGGGGGTCCTGGCATAGAAAGCAGGAAGACCCTTCCGGGTGTCAATCTGACCCCCCCATCCTCCGTCTTCAGCAAGCCACGCGAGATTGCCATCCTGATCCGCAACAAGTTTGGCAGCGCTGACAATATTGCTCACATGAAGAGCTCCATGGATGACTTCCAGCAGGACCCCGGACCCAGGGCCTTCAGCGGGAGTGCCGTGCTGGTGTCCAAACCCAAGTACCTGAGTGACGACGAGTGCTCCAGTGGCAGTGACTTCGCAGATAGCAATGGCAACTCTGATTTTGGGGTCACCACCAGCCCAAAGTCCAACTCACTGGAGAGAGACACAGGAAAGTTGGCCACCATCTTGGACGAGCTCCGGGAAATGAAGGAGACGCAATCGCAGCTATCACAGGACATTGAGAATTTAAAAGTTCAGTTCAACAGCGACTTTAGCCTCATGACCCAAACATTACAAGAGGAGCACTACAG GTCGGCCCGTCTGGAAGATCAACTGAATGACCTCACAGAACTCCATCAACATGAGACCATTGATCTAAAACAGGAGCTGGCCAGCATTGAGGAAAAGGTGGCCTATCAATCCTACGAGCGAGCCCGTGACATGCAG GAAGCCTTGGAATCGTGCCAGACCCGACTTGCCACCTTGGAATTAcatcaacaacagcagcaatTGTTACAGATTGAAAATGCCAACGCTAAGGTTCTGCTTGGAAAATGTATCAACATCTTTCTGGCCATCATGACTGTTATCCTTGTTTGCATCTCCACCATCGCCAAGTTCAGTATCCCTCTGATGAGGAGCCGTTTACATGTCGCTTGTACAATCTCTGCCGTTATAGTTGCGATCATTGTTTGGAAAAAATGGGATCAGATTCAGAGTCTCACAGACCGTATTTTATAA
- the tmcc3 gene encoding transmembrane and coiled-coil domain protein 3 isoform X2: MSRLSLPGNMRRGGSDTNLNLTVTDGLLDFQRDRQTVEQLKQKILKLTEQLRIEQELRDANVAEYLKLVNNADKQQARRVKQVFEKKNLKSAQVIAGLQKKFDHYHRKLRDMEQNGSRNSKERLRDSQHNVRDMGNAKQGAAGGPGIESRKTLPGVNLTPPSSVFSKPREIAILIRNKFGSADNIAHMKSSMDDFQQDPGPRAFSGSAVLVSKPKYLSDDECSSGSDFADSNGNSDFGVTTSPKSNSLERDTGKLATILDELREMKETQSQLSQDIENLKVQFNSDFSLMTQTLQEEHYRSARLEDQLNDLTELHQHETIDLKQELASIEEKVAYQSYERARDMQEALESCQTRLATLELHQQQQQLLQIENANAKVLLGKCINIFLAIMTVILVCISTIAKFSIPLMRSRLHVACTISAVIVAIIVWKKWDQIQSLTDRIL, from the exons ATGAGCAGGCTCAGTTTGCCGGGAAACATGCGTCGAGGAGGCTCAGACACCAACCTGAACCTTACAGTGACTGACGGCTTGCTGGACTTCCAACGGGACCGGCAGACAGTGGAGCAGCTGAAACAGAAGATTCTGAAACTCACCGAGCAGTTGCGGATCGAGCAGGAGCTCCGGGACGCGAATGTGGCCGAGTATCTCAAACTGGTGAACAACGCTGACAAGCAGCAGGCCCGCCGCGTTAAGCAGGTCTTTGAGAAGAAGAACCTTAAGTCTGCCCAGGTCATTGCTGGGCTGCAGAAGAAGTTTGACCATTATCACCGCAAGCTGAGGGACATGGAGCAGAATGGCTCGCGCAATTCCAAGGAACGGCTCCGGGACTCTCAGCACAATGTGAGGGACATGGGCAATGCCAAGCAAGGGGCCGCGGGGGGTCCTGGCATAGAAAGCAGGAAGACCCTTCCGGGTGTCAATCTGACCCCCCCATCCTCCGTCTTCAGCAAGCCACGCGAGATTGCCATCCTGATCCGCAACAAGTTTGGCAGCGCTGACAATATTGCTCACATGAAGAGCTCCATGGATGACTTCCAGCAGGACCCCGGACCCAGGGCCTTCAGCGGGAGTGCCGTGCTGGTGTCCAAACCCAAGTACCTGAGTGACGACGAGTGCTCCAGTGGCAGTGACTTCGCAGATAGCAATGGCAACTCTGATTTTGGGGTCACCACCAGCCCAAAGTCCAACTCACTGGAGAGAGACACAGGAAAGTTGGCCACCATCTTGGACGAGCTCCGGGAAATGAAGGAGACGCAATCGCAGCTATCACAGGACATTGAGAATTTAAAAGTTCAGTTCAACAGCGACTTTAGCCTCATGACCCAAACATTACAAGAGGAGCACTACAG GTCGGCCCGTCTGGAAGATCAACTGAATGACCTCACAGAACTCCATCAACATGAGACCATTGATCTAAAACAGGAGCTGGCCAGCATTGAGGAAAAGGTGGCCTATCAATCCTACGAGCGAGCCCGTGACATGCAG GAAGCCTTGGAATCGTGCCAGACCCGACTTGCCACCTTGGAATTAcatcaacaacagcagcaatTGTTACAGATTGAAAATGCCAACGCTAAGGTTCTGCTTGGAAAATGTATCAACATCTTTCTGGCCATCATGACTGTTATCCTTGTTTGCATCTCCACCATCGCCAAGTTCAGTATCCCTCTGATGAGGAGCCGTTTACATGTCGCTTGTACAATCTCTGCCGTTATAGTTGCGATCATTGTTTGGAAAAAATGGGATCAGATTCAGAGTCTCACAGACCGTATTTTATAA